The Agarilytica rhodophyticola genome has a window encoding:
- a CDS encoding esterase/lipase family protein, with protein sequence MSVADNIVEVDWDKVEDAPFSGLKTGIRHKVQVKRESIPIILVPGIMGTVLRRAGTDGEGRGDDGLPNMRWNPSSTFWLVRKYFGSSGEWRKNMLVGESFDENFLEPHDEDPVGNGFQAVAESFYHPFLFFLQNADNFGPLNKIFDFPIYAFGYNWSDSNLNSGNKLVKRIDEIIAETKKYAYKCEKVILVTHSMGGLVSRAASESEGGRDKILGIIHGVQPSTGAPEVYWRAKGGAQSSGGIIGRVTSSVLGASAKKAVPMLGHLPGPLELLPNKHYQDNDGSSAWLTVTHNNNTIISLPKSDPFKEIYRIPGTGDENLNPGRHYWGLIDPDLLSPGNDEVAKSVSKRHRRRGSTKNGNGAVNNNGGLRDELSNEGSIAPWDQYLSILDMVEQYQQKVDIKVHPDTHTFHGIGHESTDRILMEVESYTFKWQPYQTRGFCGYFTDKDGRKKRAELSTIKFDGDETVPVSSATGLDDQAADTPPPTAFNVTHGEPYNNADVRAYCIRAITALCANRYEEVRGKKLR encoded by the coding sequence ATGAGTGTGGCAGATAATATTGTTGAAGTTGACTGGGACAAAGTTGAAGATGCCCCTTTTTCAGGTTTAAAAACAGGAATTCGACATAAAGTACAAGTGAAAAGGGAGAGCATTCCTATCATCTTGGTACCTGGAATTATGGGAACAGTCTTACGGCGAGCAGGCACCGACGGGGAAGGTAGAGGCGATGATGGTTTACCGAATATGCGTTGGAACCCGTCTTCGACTTTCTGGCTGGTGAGAAAATATTTTGGTTCGTCAGGAGAATGGCGAAAAAATATGTTGGTGGGAGAGAGCTTTGACGAAAATTTCTTGGAGCCACATGATGAAGACCCTGTTGGTAATGGTTTTCAGGCTGTAGCTGAAAGCTTCTATCATCCCTTTTTATTTTTTTTGCAAAATGCAGATAATTTTGGGCCACTCAATAAAATTTTTGATTTTCCCATTTATGCCTTTGGCTATAACTGGAGTGATAGCAATCTCAATAGCGGTAATAAACTTGTGAAACGTATTGATGAGATTATTGCTGAAACAAAAAAGTATGCGTACAAATGTGAAAAAGTTATTTTAGTTACCCATTCTATGGGAGGCTTGGTATCTCGAGCTGCCAGTGAATCAGAAGGGGGGCGCGACAAAATACTGGGAATAATACATGGAGTGCAACCATCGACGGGAGCCCCGGAAGTTTACTGGCGTGCTAAAGGTGGTGCTCAAAGTTCAGGGGGAATTATTGGTCGAGTCACCTCTAGTGTGTTGGGGGCGAGCGCTAAAAAAGCCGTGCCTATGTTGGGCCACCTTCCAGGCCCTCTTGAGTTGTTACCTAATAAACATTATCAAGATAACGATGGCAGTAGCGCTTGGTTAACGGTAACACACAATAATAATACGATAATTTCTTTACCTAAGTCCGATCCATTTAAGGAGATATATCGCATCCCGGGTACGGGTGATGAAAATCTTAATCCAGGCAGGCATTATTGGGGACTGATTGATCCTGACCTCTTGAGCCCTGGTAATGATGAAGTTGCCAAATCAGTGTCTAAGCGGCATCGTAGAAGAGGCAGCACAAAAAACGGCAATGGAGCGGTCAATAATAATGGCGGTTTGCGTGATGAACTGTCCAATGAAGGCAGTATCGCTCCGTGGGATCAATATCTTAGTATTTTAGACATGGTAGAGCAGTATCAGCAAAAGGTAGACATTAAAGTGCATCCCGATACGCATACTTTTCACGGTATTGGCCATGAATCTACAGATCGTATTTTAATGGAAGTAGAGTCTTATACGTTTAAATGGCAACCTTATCAAACGCGTGGGTTCTGTGGTTACTTTACGGATAAAGATGGCAGGAAGAAGCGGGCAGAACTGAGTACTATAAAATTTGATGGGGACGAAACTGTGCCTGTATCTTCGGCAACAGGGCTAGATGATCAAGCGGCTGACACTCCCCCCCCTACAGCGTTTAATGTGACCCATGGCGAGCCTTATAATAATGCTGATGTGAGAGCGTATTGTATTCGTGCTATTACCGCTTTGTGTGCCAATCGCTATGAAGAAGTTCGAGGAAAAAAGCTGCGTTAG